A genomic segment from Chrysemys picta bellii isolate R12L10 chromosome 11, ASM1138683v2, whole genome shotgun sequence encodes:
- the LOC101946673 gene encoding uncharacterized protein LOC101946673 encodes MSCQEIITSSVTSHGRMWSTSKASYSSSNHTSLPEERRQIAEAAKRRAIEILRDALKKKDRVLMEKPQELFLDDSGDPKSWMKRHVILTEELVRDLISELEAVKFKEDLTRENNDAYIYSESGDKTVYLCPLFWKASTHLGEGSQSGTLIHEVSHFLGIRDINHPKESIDVAFAWRGKLAKLKVGSEPSVPDLNSLAKALLNANNIECEFEITLNHKGKYENGKYTCCGEEAVNSVCERAVPDEFLTCNFQGSLSIMKDIDEILTESLLPARDRVKRHIDELREIADAIDKIHKGARIANVTGGAVGIAGGITTIVGLCLIPVTFGASLIVSLTGLAISTAGGLTSAAATTTDKVASKVKRETVEKLLQECQADMDHIKDYAERIAEKIQNLKDNEKKGFVFAIPQIGSGAGRAVLNTMKMVKAGQVLANVGRIANFAGAATHVLTGVTPGLDTFFTAKDSMDLHKGAKTELAAKIREAVNEMEQMIDHFNEMVKALTLRPSLTKPWLG; translated from the exons ATGAGTTGCCAGGAAATAATCACTAGCAGCGTGACATCACATGGAAGAATGTGGTCTACTTCTAAAGCAAGTTACTCTTCCAGTAACCACACATCCCTACCTGAAGAAAGGAGACAAATTGCAGAAGCAGCAAAGCGGAGAGCAATTGAGATTCTGAGAGATGCCCTGAAGAAGAAGGACCGAGTGCTGATGGAGAAGCCCCAGGAGCTGTTTTTGGATGATAGTGGAGATCCCAAATCCTGGATGAAACGCCATGTGATACTGACAGAAGAGTTAGTTCGAGATCTCATCTCAGAGCTGGAAGCTGTGAAGTTTAAGGAGGATCTAACCAGGGAAAATAATGACGCATATATTTATTCAGAGTCTGGTGACAAAACAGTGTATTTGTGCCCACTGTTCTGGAAGGCTTCTACACATCTTGGAGAAGGGTCTCAGTCAGGGACTCTTATCCATGAAGTGTCTCACTTCCTGGGGATACGAGATATCAACCATCCCAAGGAGAGTATTGATGTTGCCTTTGCCTGGAGAGGGAAGTTGGCAAAATTGAAAGTTGGTTCAGAACCCAGTGTCCCAGATCTGAATTCCCTTGCGAAAGCACTATTAAATGCTAACAACATTGAGTGTGAATTTGAAATTACCCTAAATCACAAAGGAAAATATGAGAATGGAAAATACACCTGCTGTGGGGAAGAAGCCGTGAACTCAGTTTGTGAGAGAGCTGTGCCTGATGAGTTTCTTACCTGCAATTTCCAGGGAAG TTTGTCAATAATGAAGGACATTGATGAAATACTGACGGAGTCGTTATTGCCAGCAAGAGACAGAGTGAAGAGACACATAGATGAGCTTCGGGAAATTGCAGATGCTATTGACAAGATCCACAAAGGAGCAAGAATAGCAAACGTTACTGGAGGGGCAGTGGGAATTGCTGGGGGGATAACAACCATCGTAGGCCTCTGTCTCATTCCTGTTACATTTGGAGCATCCCTGATAGTCTCTCTTACAGGGCTTGCTATTTCTACCGCAGGGGGACTGACCAGTGCAGCCGCAACTACCACAGATAAAGTGGCAAGTAAAGTCAAGAGGGAGACAGTAGAGAAGCTCCTTCAGGAGTGTCAGGCTGACATGGATCATATCAAAGACTATGCAGAAAGAATAGctgaaaaaatccaaaacttgAAAGATAATGAAAAGAAAGGTTTTGTGTTTGCAATCCCACAGATAGGTTCAGGGGCAGGACGAGCTGTTCTTAACACCATGAAAATGGTCAAAGCTGGTCAGGTCCTGGCTAATGTTGGTAGAATTGCAAACTTTGCAGGAGCTGCGACCCACGTTCTAACAGGTGTCACCCCGGGGTTAGATACTTTCTTTACAGCAAAAGATTCTATGGATCTCCACAAAGGTGCAAAAACGGAGCTGGCAGCTAAAATCCGAGAAGCCGTCAATGAAATGGAGCAAATGATTGACCATTTCAACGAAATGGTCAAGGCCCTAactttaaggcccagcttgacaaagccctggctgggatga